In one Nicotiana tomentosiformis chromosome 6, ASM39032v3, whole genome shotgun sequence genomic region, the following are encoded:
- the LOC104085852 gene encoding uncharacterized protein — protein sequence MGKFAATMMSFLLLFLCAGVTEAVYMKYKDPKQPLNVRIRDLMNRMSLEEKIGQMTQIERHVAAPEIMKKYFIGSVLSGGGSAPAPKATAADWVKMVNEIQKGSLSTRLGIPMIYGIDAVHGHNNVYKATIFPHNVGLGVTRDPQLVKRIGAATALEVRATGIPYTFAPCIAVCRDPRWGRCYESYSEDHKIVRAMTEIIPGLQGDIPANSRKGVPFVAGKTKVAACAKHFVGDGGTVKGIDENNTVINVNGLINIHMPAYIDSIVKGVSTIMVSYSSWNGMKMHANRGLITGFLKGKLKFRGFVISDWEAIDKITDPPRANYSYSIQAGVLAGIDMIMGQENLTEFLDDLAFQVRNNIIPMSRIDDAVKRILRVKFVMGLFENPLADLSLANQLGSQEHRELAREAVRKSLVLLKNGKVTSQPLLPLPKKVAKILVAGSHADNLGYQCGGWTIGWQGIGGNDLTTGTTILSAVKNTVHPSTQVVYRDNPDANFVKANHFSYAIVVVGETPYAEMFGDSAKLTIAEPGPSTINNICGFVKCVVVVMSGRPVVIEPYLANIEALVAAWLPGSEGQGVADVLFGDYGFTGKLARTWFKSVDQLPMNVGDPHYDPLFPFGFGLTTEPVKN from the exons ATGGGGAAATTTGCAGCAACAATGATGAGTTTTCTGCTTTTGTTCTTGTGTGCTGGTGTTACTGAAGCAGTGTACATGAAGTACAAGGACCCAAAACAGCCATTGAATGTTAGAATAAGGGACTTGATGAACAGAATGAGTCTTGAAGAGAAAATTGGTCAGATGACCCAGATTGAAAGACATGTTGCTGCACCTGAGATCATGAAGAAATACTTCATTG GGAGTGTACTGAGTGGTGGAGGAAGTGCACCAGCGCCTAAGGCTACTGCTGCAGACTGGGTGAAGATGGTTAATGAGATTCAGAAGGGTTCCCTTTCAACACGCCTTGGTATTCCCATGATCTATGGAATTGATGCAGTCCATGGGCACAACAATGTCTACAAAGCCACAATTTTTCCACACAATGTTGGCCTTGGAGTCACAAG AGACCCGCAGCTTGTGAAGCGGATTGGGGCTGCGACTGCCCTTGAAGTCAGAGCCACAGGAATCCCTTATACTTTTGCACCATGCATCGCA GTATGTAGAGATCCAAGATGGGGTCGGTGCTACGAAAGCTACAGTGAAGACCATAAAATTGTTCGAGCAATGACTGAGATCATTCCTGGTTTACAAGGAGATATTCCAGCTAACTCccgtaaaggtgttccttttgtcGCAGGAAA GACTAAAGTAGCAGCCTGTGCTAAGCACTTTGTGGGCGACGGTGGCACTGTCAAGGGCATTGATGAGAATAACACTGTTATCAATGTGAATGGGCTAATTAATATCCACATGCCTGCCTACATTGATTCCATTGTGAAGGGAGTTTCGACAATAATGGTATCTTACTCAAGCTGGAATGGCATGAAGATGCATGCTAACCGTGGTCTAATCACTGGCTTTCTCAAGGGAAAGCTCAAGTTTAGG GGATTTGTCATTTCAGATTGGGAGGCTATAGACAAGATCACTGATCCACCCCGTGCGAATTACTCTTACTCTATTCAGGCTGGAGTTCTTGCTGGAATTGATATG ATTATGGGTCAGGAGAACTTGACTGAATTCCTTGATGATCTTGCTTTCCAAGTAAGGAACAATATCATTCCCATGAGCAGGATTGACGATGCAGTTAAGAGGATATTAAGGGTTAAATTTGTCATGGGTCTCTTTGAGAACCCACTGGCTGATCTCAGCTTAGCGAACCAATTAGGAAGCCAG GAACACAGAGAATTAGCAAGAGAAGCAGTGAGGAAATCACTTGTACTTTTGAAGAATGGAAAAGTTACTAGCCAGCCACTACTTCCCCTTCCCAAAAAAGTGGCAAAGATACTTGTTGCTGGCAGTCACGCTGACAATTTGGGTTACCAGTGCGGAGGCTGGACTATAGGGTGGCAGGGAATTGGAGGCAATGATCTTACCACAG GAACTACAATCTTATCTGCTGTGAAAAACACAGTCCATCCATCTACGCAAGTCGTCTACCGGGACAATCCAGATGCAAACTTTGTAAAGGCCAATCACTTCTCGTATGCCATTGTTGTCGTGGGCGAGACGCCCTACGCGGAGATGTTTGGAGATAGTGCAAAACTTACTATAGCTGAACCTGGTCCGAGTACTATCAATAACATCTGCGGGTTCGTGAAATGTGTGGTAGTTGTCATGTCCGGGCGTCCAGTTGTGATTGAGCCGTATCTTGCAAATATAGAGGCCCTCGTGGCTGCATGGCTTCCGGGAAGTGAAGGCCAAGGGGTTGCTGATGTCTTGTTTGGTGACTATGGATTCACAGGCAAACTTGCACGCACTTGGTTCAAGTCAGTTGACCAGCTTCCCATGAATGTTGGTGATCCACATTATGATCCTCTGTTTCCCTTTGGATTTGGTCTCACAACTGAGCCTGTGAAGAACTAA